Proteins co-encoded in one Verrucomicrobiia bacterium genomic window:
- the galK gene encoding galactokinase — protein sequence MIGSNTPLSELSRTTANAFRRRAGRAAQWIAAAPGRVNLIGEHTDYNDGFVFPMALERYTVIAAAPNGTNRITLTSGTAKGTATIDLDQPIQRGEPAWANYFKGVLVGFQRLGAKLPGFDAHIESTVPLGGGVSSSAALEVATATLLEAVTRKKLTQVQKGLLCQKAEHEFALMPCGIMDQFISVMGRQDHVLLLDCQSRKTQLVPMKSKSVAVLVINTNVKHELTGSEYPDRRRQCEEAAKLLGVKSLRSATLADVNAAPSRMSNLVFRRARHVVTEIERTTTAARAFARGDWETAGELMYASHGSLRGDYEVSCPELDDVVEIAHGIGRKGGVFGCRMTGGGFGGCCVALVQASKVKAIAAKIARAYKAKTKITPSLFVSRPGQGATLLQG from the coding sequence ATGATCGGTTCCAACACCCCTCTCTCTGAACTTTCCCGCACCACCGCCAACGCCTTTCGCAGGCGTGCCGGCCGCGCTGCGCAATGGATTGCCGCCGCCCCCGGCCGCGTCAATTTGATCGGCGAACACACCGACTACAACGACGGCTTCGTCTTTCCCATGGCGCTGGAGCGCTACACGGTCATCGCCGCCGCACCCAACGGCACGAACCGCATCACCTTGACCAGCGGCACCGCAAAAGGAACCGCCACCATCGACCTGGACCAGCCCATCCAACGCGGCGAACCGGCGTGGGCCAATTATTTCAAGGGCGTGCTGGTTGGGTTCCAACGACTCGGCGCCAAGCTCCCCGGTTTTGACGCGCACATCGAATCCACCGTCCCGCTCGGCGGCGGTGTCTCCAGCAGCGCCGCGCTCGAAGTGGCCACGGCCACGCTGCTCGAGGCGGTGACGCGCAAGAAGCTGACGCAAGTCCAGAAAGGACTGCTCTGCCAGAAGGCCGAGCATGAATTTGCGCTCATGCCCTGCGGCATCATGGACCAATTCATTTCCGTCATGGGCCGGCAGGACCACGTGCTCCTGCTCGACTGCCAGTCGCGCAAAACCCAGTTGGTGCCGATGAAGTCCAAGTCCGTGGCCGTGCTGGTGATCAACACCAACGTGAAGCACGAATTGACCGGCAGCGAATACCCCGACCGCCGCCGTCAGTGTGAGGAAGCCGCAAAGCTGCTCGGTGTGAAGTCGCTCCGCAGCGCGACGCTGGCGGACGTCAACGCCGCGCCCAGCCGGATGTCCAATCTGGTTTTCCGCCGCGCCCGGCACGTGGTGACCGAAATCGAGCGCACCACCACCGCCGCCCGGGCCTTTGCCCGCGGCGACTGGGAAACGGCCGGCGAACTGATGTATGCGAGCCACGGCTCGTTGCGCGGCGACTACGAGGTGAGCTGCCCGGAACTGGATGACGTGGTCGAGATTGCGCACGGCATTGGCCGGAAGGGCGGCGTCTTTGGCTGCCGCATGACCGGCGGCGGCTTCGGCGGCTGCTGCGTGGCGCTCGTGCAGGCGTCCAAGGTCAAGGCCATCGCGGCCAAAATCGCCCGGGCCTACAAGGCGAAGACCAAGATCACCCCGTCGCTATTTGTCTCCCGCCCGGGCCAGGGAGCCACCTTGTTGCAGGGCTGA
- a CDS encoding GDSL-type esterase/lipase family protein, giving the protein MKSLFAVICLGLVTALAPRALGAGETNHNFAQWEREIAAFEQSDRTNPPPKGAILFLGSSTIRFWTTLAADFPHHQVINRGFGGSEIADSTHFADRIVFPYEPRAIFFRAGGNDLANGKSPTQVFADFEAFVKTIHAKLPATDIYFMAWNSTPSRWQQHDQEQAMNEMVAAFARKTPHVKYVDVYALSLGPDGKPRPELFRPDRLHFNAEGYKLLADKVRPYLPQ; this is encoded by the coding sequence ATGAAGTCATTGTTTGCTGTTATCTGTTTGGGACTCGTGACGGCGTTGGCTCCGCGCGCACTGGGTGCGGGTGAAACCAACCACAACTTCGCCCAATGGGAACGGGAAATTGCCGCGTTCGAACAAAGCGACCGCACCAATCCGCCGCCCAAGGGCGCGATTCTCTTTCTCGGCTCGTCCACCATCCGCTTCTGGACAACGCTGGCCGCCGATTTCCCGCATCATCAGGTGATCAATCGCGGTTTTGGCGGCTCGGAAATCGCCGACAGCACGCACTTCGCCGACCGGATTGTTTTCCCCTACGAGCCACGCGCCATTTTCTTCCGCGCCGGCGGCAACGACCTGGCCAACGGCAAATCCCCCACGCAGGTCTTTGCCGACTTTGAGGCGTTTGTAAAAACCATCCACGCCAAGCTGCCCGCCACCGACATTTATTTCATGGCCTGGAACTCAACGCCGTCCCGCTGGCAGCAGCATGACCAGGAACAGGCCATGAACGAAATGGTGGCCGCGTTCGCCAGGAAGACGCCCCACGTGAAATACGTGGATGTCTACGCCCTGTCGCTCGGGCCCGATGGCAAGCCGCGGCCGGAACTCTTCCGCCCGGACCGGTTGCACTTCAACGCCGAAGGCTACAAGCTGCTGGCGGACAAAGTGCGCCCCTACCTGCCCCAATGA
- a CDS encoding aldose epimerase family protein encodes MKPSVIRSPFGKLSNGQRVDLFTLQNRHGLVAKITNYGTILTELHVPDRKGRLGDVVLGFDNLAQYLRGHPYFGCTVGRYANRIAKGRFTLAGRTCKLAINNGPNALHGGRKGFDKVLWQARPLRGAAVKFTYTSADGEEGSPGKLDVTVIMALTDENELAIEYFARTTKPTPVNLTNHSYFNLAGRGDVKQHRLMLAADFYTSVDANLIPTGEIRAVQGTPLDFTKPTAIGARFARLGGTPQGYDHNFVLRGGGQSLALAARVAEPKSGRVMEVFTTEPGIQLYTANWFDGSLTGKGGWSYGPHHAFCLEAQHYPDSPNQPHFPTTILHPGQIYRQTTVHRFSAA; translated from the coding sequence ATGAAACCTTCGGTCATCCGTTCACCCTTCGGCAAATTGTCCAACGGCCAGCGCGTGGACCTGTTCACCCTGCAAAACCGCCACGGGCTCGTCGCCAAGATCACCAATTACGGCACCATCCTCACAGAGTTGCACGTGCCGGACCGGAAAGGCCGCCTTGGCGACGTGGTGCTGGGTTTCGACAATCTCGCCCAATACCTCCGAGGCCATCCCTACTTCGGCTGCACGGTCGGACGCTACGCCAACCGCATCGCCAAAGGCCGTTTCACCCTGGCGGGCCGCACCTGCAAACTTGCGATCAATAATGGCCCGAACGCGCTGCACGGCGGCCGCAAAGGCTTTGACAAGGTGCTTTGGCAGGCCCGGCCGTTGCGGGGCGCGGCCGTAAAGTTCACCTACACGAGCGCCGACGGCGAGGAGGGTTCTCCGGGCAAGCTGGACGTCACGGTCATCATGGCCTTGACGGATGAAAACGAGCTGGCGATCGAATATTTTGCCCGCACCACCAAGCCCACGCCAGTCAACCTGACCAACCACAGCTATTTCAACCTCGCCGGGCGGGGCGACGTCAAACAGCACCGGCTGATGCTGGCCGCCGATTTTTACACCAGCGTGGACGCCAACCTGATTCCAACCGGCGAAATCCGCGCGGTGCAGGGCACCCCGCTTGACTTCACCAAGCCCACCGCCATCGGCGCCCGTTTCGCCAGACTCGGCGGCACACCACAGGGCTACGATCACAATTTCGTGCTGCGCGGTGGCGGTCAGTCGCTCGCGCTCGCCGCCCGCGTCGCGGAACCGAAATCCGGCCGCGTCATGGAAGTATTCACCACGGAGCCCGGCATCCAGCTTTACACGGCGAACTGGTTCGACGGCTCCCTGACCGGCAAGGGCGGTTGGAGCTACGGACCGCACCATGCCTTCTGCCTCGAGGCCCAGCATTATCCGGATTCCCCCAATCAGCCGCACTTTCCCACCACCATCTTGCACCCGGGACAGATTTACCGGCAGACCACCGTGCATCGCTTCTCTGCTGCATAA
- a CDS encoding sodium:solute symporter family protein, giving the protein MHIDLKLIDYAILALYTAFVIGIGFALKKYMKSSSDFLTSGRSIPAWVTGLAFISANLGALELVGMAASGAKYGIATAHFYWVGAIPAMVFLAVFMMPFYYGSKARSVPEYLKMRFDERVRALNSISFAVMTVFASGISMNALAKLLNQLLGWNYHLALWICSAVVLVYVLKGGLTSAIYTEVLQFFMIVLGFAPVVYLGLKDVGGWHHMNSTLGQVAQNPMAYDLNSKSFAADAWTSAWKPLLGGASSNPMGVDLFAMVFGLGFVLSFGYWCTNFLVVQRAMAAKNMGAARRTPIIAAVPKMLFPALVIVPGMIAVALTAMPDKHYRIPPPIIADAAYEKAVATVKAAKPAEAAATVTAVGETLGKKVNADKLTALIAANAAQPMTDEQIKDGVYNSVAEYDYDGVILSLVKKYCPPGLLGLALTALLASFMSGMAGNVTAFNTVWTYDLYQAYLAPNKSDDHYMWMGRVITVVGILLSIGAAYFASMYNNAMDIIQLVFGFVNAPLFATFLLGMFWARTTGTGAFLGLLGGIGTSAVFHAVTTTTTNFASGHVLNPMKGGYLGVVQQFPSEMAQNFWLASFAFIVCLLLTAGISLATARTKTNEELKGLVYSMTPKLKAEDEAWYLKPAVTGILLLIGCVILNFIFW; this is encoded by the coding sequence ATGCACATCGACCTCAAGCTGATCGATTACGCGATCCTGGCGCTCTACACGGCGTTCGTGATCGGCATCGGTTTCGCATTGAAGAAATACATGAAGAGCTCGTCGGACTTTCTCACGTCCGGCCGCTCGATCCCCGCCTGGGTCACCGGGCTGGCGTTCATCTCGGCGAATCTCGGGGCCCTGGAACTGGTCGGCATGGCGGCCAGCGGCGCGAAATACGGCATCGCCACGGCGCACTTCTACTGGGTGGGCGCGATTCCGGCGATGGTGTTTCTGGCCGTGTTCATGATGCCGTTCTACTACGGCTCCAAGGCGCGTTCGGTGCCGGAATACCTCAAGATGCGCTTTGACGAACGGGTGCGCGCGTTGAACTCCATTTCGTTCGCCGTGATGACGGTATTTGCGTCCGGCATCTCGATGAACGCGCTGGCCAAATTGCTGAATCAGCTCCTGGGTTGGAATTATCATCTCGCGCTCTGGATTTGTTCCGCGGTCGTGCTGGTGTATGTGCTGAAAGGCGGCCTCACCTCGGCCATTTACACCGAAGTGCTGCAGTTCTTCATGATTGTGCTCGGCTTCGCCCCGGTGGTTTATCTCGGCCTGAAGGACGTGGGCGGCTGGCATCACATGAACAGCACGCTGGGCCAGGTGGCGCAGAATCCGATGGCATACGACCTGAACAGCAAGAGCTTCGCGGCCGATGCCTGGACCAGCGCGTGGAAACCTCTGCTGGGCGGGGCGTCCTCCAATCCAATGGGCGTGGACCTCTTCGCCATGGTCTTCGGCCTCGGCTTCGTGCTCTCGTTCGGTTACTGGTGCACCAACTTCCTCGTAGTCCAGCGCGCGATGGCTGCCAAGAACATGGGCGCCGCCCGGCGCACGCCCATCATTGCGGCCGTGCCGAAAATGTTGTTTCCCGCGCTGGTGATTGTGCCCGGCATGATTGCCGTGGCCCTGACCGCCATGCCGGACAAGCATTATCGCATTCCCCCGCCGATCATCGCCGACGCGGCTTATGAGAAGGCCGTCGCCACCGTGAAGGCGGCAAAGCCCGCCGAGGCCGCGGCCACCGTCACCGCCGTGGGTGAAACATTGGGCAAAAAGGTCAACGCCGACAAGCTGACGGCGTTGATTGCCGCCAATGCGGCCCAGCCCATGACCGATGAACAGATCAAGGACGGCGTTTACAACAGCGTGGCTGAATACGATTACGACGGCGTCATCCTCTCACTGGTCAAAAAGTATTGCCCGCCCGGCCTGCTTGGATTGGCGCTGACCGCCCTGCTCGCGTCGTTCATGTCCGGCATGGCCGGCAACGTGACGGCCTTCAACACGGTCTGGACCTACGACCTCTATCAAGCCTATCTCGCGCCCAACAAGAGCGACGACCACTACATGTGGATGGGCCGCGTCATCACCGTCGTCGGCATTTTGTTGAGCATCGGGGCGGCGTATTTCGCCTCCATGTATAACAATGCGATGGACATCATTCAGCTGGTGTTCGGCTTCGTGAATGCCCCGCTGTTTGCAACATTCCTGCTGGGCATGTTCTGGGCGCGCACCACGGGCACCGGCGCCTTCCTCGGGCTGCTCGGCGGCATCGGCACCTCGGCCGTGTTCCACGCCGTCACAACCACCACGACCAACTTCGCCAGCGGCCATGTGCTCAACCCGATGAAGGGTGGATACCTTGGCGTGGTGCAGCAGTTCCCCAGCGAAATGGCCCAGAACTTCTGGCTGGCCAGCTTCGCATTCATTGTCTGTCTGCTCTTGACCGCGGGCATTTCGCTCGCGACAGCACGGACCAAGACGAACGAGGAACTCAAGGGCCTCGTTTATTCCATGACGCCCAAACTCAAGGCCGAGGATGAGGCGTGGTATCTCAAGCCGGCGGTGACGGGCATCCTCCTGCTCATCGGCTGCGTCATTCTCAACTTCATCTTCTGGTAA